DNA from Petropleomorpha daqingensis:
GACCAGCGGCGGCGGTGGTAGAGCGCACTGATGCCGAACAGCCCGCAGATCGTGAGGCAGTAGACCGCCACCGAGAAGCCGGCCCGTGCGCCGAGCACCGACGCGAGCGGGATGAGCACGGCCCCGGCGACGATCGCGCCGAAGAACGCGAACAGGTGCAGCCAGCCGCGCAGCCGCGGCCGGGTGTCGGGGTGGTCCCAGTCGTCGTCGGCGAAGTCGGCGGCGGTCCACGCCCGCTCGACGTGCTCGCCCTCCTCCAGGACGGCGGTGACGGCGGCCTGGGCGCTGGGCGCCTCGAGTTCCGCGCTGTCCGCCTCGACGCGGACCGGCTCGGAGTCGGGGGGAAGAGCGCTCATGCACCGAGGCTACGGATCCGTAGGTCGCGCGGCACTGTGACCTTCCCACCAACTACGCGACGCGTACGCGCAGGTCCGGAACGGTACGAGAGCGTGACCGAGCGGGGGCCTAGGGTGACCGTCGTGGGGGCGCGTCAGAGGGTCCGCGACGTACTGACCCAGGTCTACGAGCACCGGCTGGCCCGGGCGCTGGAGACCGCCGAACTCCCGCGGCACGTCGGGGTGATCATCGACGGGAACCGCCGCTGGGCTCGCGACATGGGCCTGGAGGACGTCAGCGAGGGCCACCGCCGGGGCGCCGACAAGATCGCCGACTTCCTGGGCTGGTGCGACGAGGCGGGCGTCGGTGTCGTCACGATCTTCCTGCTCTCCACCGACAACCTGTCCCGGGCCGAGCCGGAGCTGGTGCCGCTGCTGCGCATCATCGAGGACGTCGTCGCCGACCTCTCCGCCGTCGACCGGCGCTGGCACCTGCGGGCGATGGGCGCGCTGGAGCTGCTGCCCGCGGAGACCGTCGCCGTCCTCAAGCAAGCGGAGGAGCTGACCCGCGACCGGCCGGGCGCCACGGTCAACCTGGCCGTCGGCTACGGCGGACGACGCGAGATCGCCGACGCCGTCCGCTCCCTGCTCGCCGAGCACGCCGAGCGCGGCACCCCCCTCGACGAGCTGGTCGAGCTGCTCGACGTCGAGCACATCGCCGAGCACCTCTACACCCGCGGCCAGCCCGACCCCGACCTGATCATCCGGACCAGCGGCGAGCAGCGGCTGTCGGGCTTCCTGCTCTGGCAGACCGCGCACTCGGAGTTCTACTTCACCGACGTCTACTGGCCGGACTTCCGGCGGATCGACTTCCTGCGGGCGCTGCGTGATTACTCCGCGCGGCATCGCCGGTTCGGTAGCTGACAAACTCGGGGGCATGGCGAGCCCCGTCGACGTCCCCCTCGAGTACGTGCGGCTCGGCCTGCGCTTCGACCGCCTGGAGTCCGGCTTCGTCGACGCCTACACCGGCGACCCCCGCGTACGCGCCGAGGTCGTCGACGAGCCGGCCCCGACGCCGCAGCAGCTGCGCGACCAGGCCCGAAGCCTGCTCCGCGAGCTGGACTCGGCCGGGCTGTCCGACGAACGGACGGCGTACCTGCGCGGCCAGCTGACCGGGCTGGAGTGCACCGCCCGGAAGATGAGCGGCGAGCCGGTCGGGTTCGTCGACGAGGTGGCGGCGTACTTCCAGGTCGACGTCGAGCTGGGCGATCCCGCCGTGTACGCCGCGGCGCACGCCGAGCTCGAGGCGCTGCTGCCCGGCGACGGGACGCTCAGCGAGCGGTTCGCCCTCCACCGGCGCCGCGAGGAGTGCCCGCCGGACCGGCTGGAGGTGGCGGTGCTGGCGCTGTCCAGCGCGCTGCGCGACCGGGTGCGGCTGGACTACGGGCTGCCCGAGGTCGAGACCGTCACCTACGAGGTGGTCACCGACCAGCCGTGGTCGGGGTTCAACTACTACGAGGGCGCCTTCCGCTCGCGGGTGGCGATCAACGCCGATCTGCCGCACCGGCTGGCCCAGCTGCCGCACCTGGTCGCGCACGAGTCCTACCCCGGCCACCACACCGAGCACTGCCGCAAGGAGCTCGGCCTCGTGGAGAAGGACGGCCGCGTCGAGCACACGGTCTTCCTCGTCAACACCCCGGAGTGCCTCATGGCCGAGGGGCTGGCCGATCTCGGCATCGAGGCCACCGTGGCCGCCGGCTGGGGGCCGTGGGCGGCCGAGATCCTCGCCGACCTGGGGCTGCGCTTCGACGGCGAGCTCGCCGAGCGGGTCACCGCCGCCGCGGCACCGCTGAACCGCGTGCGCCAGGACGCCGCGATCCTCCTGCACGACCGGGGCGCCGACCCCGACGAGGTGGTGGCGTACCTGCAGCGCTGGTCGCTGGTCGGCACCGACCGGGCGCGCCAGCAGCTGCGCTTCCTCACCCATCCGCTGTGGCGGGCCTACATCTCCACCTACGTCGAGGGCTACGACCTGCTCGCCCGCTGGTTGGGCGACCGCACCGGGGAGCAGTCGGTGGCCGACCGCTTCCTCCGGCTGCTCGACGAGCCGCTGACGCCGGCGCGAGTGGCCGCGGAACTGCGCGGCGCCTGAGCCATGAGCCGGACCCCGCAGCAGTCCCGCTTCGTGGGCCTGTGGACGGCGAGCTGGCTGTTCGTGTTCCTGCTCGGCCTGCTGCTGTGGGTCGGGGACCTGCGGGTGCAGTGGCCGGCGCTGCTCGTTCCGGTGGTCTGGGCCCTCGTCGCGTGGGTCCGGGGCCGGCGCAGGGCGGTCCGCCGTCCGCCCGAGGACGACGACGTCTGGCCACCGGAGGACGACGACGTCCCGCCGGCGCCCCGCCAGCCGCCCACCCGCGAGCTGCCCTGGCTGCCCGAGGTGCCCCGGGATCGCCGGGAGGAGTGACGCCGGGTACCCCGCGCACGCGCTGCCGGGGCACAGTGAGCGCATGTCGACCACGCGGCTGCTGCTGCTCGGGGCGGTCCGGATCTTCCAGCCGGTCCACGGCTACCTGCTGCGCCGGGAGCTGCTGAGCTGGCAGGTGCAGGACTGGGCGCACGTCAACCCCGGGTCGATCTACTCCGGTCTGCGCACCCTGGCCAAGCAGGCGCTGCTGGACGAGCTGCCCGGCGACCCGGTGGCCTACCGGCTCACCCCCGACGGCGAGGTCGAGTACCAGCGGCTGCTGGCCCTGGCCCTCCGCGAGCCCGACTGGAGCGATCCGACCCGGCTGCTCGGCGGCCTGTGCTTCTTCACCACGCTGCCGCGCGACGAGGTGCGGGAGGCGCTGCGCGCCCGGGCGCTGGTGCTCGAGGCGACCGTGTCGGCGACGTCGTCGGCGGTCCGGTCGATCGAGGCGAACCGCACCGCGCCGGCGGCTACCACCGAGCTGTTCCGGGTCGCCGGGCACTGGGTGGAGGGCGAGCGGGCGTGGGTGCGGGAGATCTGCGAGCGCATCGACGCCGGGCACTACCGCTTCGCCGGCGAGGAGCCGGGGCCCGACCACCCGGTCGAGGGCATCTGGCCGCCCGCCGTCCTGACCGACCTGCCGACCGGTAAAACCGCTTGACCGCCTCGTAGTCAAAGTTGAATACTCCGCGGCGTGATCCACGCCCGCGGACTCGTCCGCACGTTCCGCAAGAAGAAGCAGGAGGTGCGCGCCGTCGACGGCGTGGACCTCGACGTCGAGGCCGGTGAGATCGTCGGCTTCCTGGGCCCCAACGGGGCCGGCAAGACCACCACCCTGCGGATGCTGACCACGTTGCTGGTGCCGTCGGCCGGTACCGCGACGGTGGCCGGCTGCGACCTGCTCACCGACCCGGTGGGCGTCCGCCGCCGCATCGGCTACGTGTCGCAGAGCGGGTCGACCCAGCCCGAGGCGCTGGCGGGGGAGGAGGTCGTCGACCACGCCCGGCTCTACGGCATGAGCACCGCCGACGCGACCGCCCACGGCCAGCGGCTGTTCTCCGAGCTCGACCTCGAGGGGCTGTGGGACCGCAAGCCCAAGGCGATGTCCGGTGGGCAGCGCCGTCGTCTGGACATCGCGATGGGCCTGGTGCACGAGCCCGGCCTGGTCTTCCTGGACGAGCCGACCACCGGGCTCGACCCGCAGGCGCGGGCCAACCTGTGGCAGCACATCCGGGGGTTGCGGGAGGAGCGGGGGACGACGGTCTTCCTCACCACCCACTACCTCGACGAGGCCGACGCCCTCTGCGACCGGATCCTCGTCATCGACCACGGCGTCATCGTCGCGGCGGGGACGCCGGACCAGCTGAAGTCGGGGGTGGGCGGCGACGTCCTCACCGTGAC
Protein-coding regions in this window:
- a CDS encoding isoprenyl transferase, whose product is MGARQRVRDVLTQVYEHRLARALETAELPRHVGVIIDGNRRWARDMGLEDVSEGHRRGADKIADFLGWCDEAGVGVVTIFLLSTDNLSRAEPELVPLLRIIEDVVADLSAVDRRWHLRAMGALELLPAETVAVLKQAEELTRDRPGATVNLAVGYGGRREIADAVRSLLAEHAERGTPLDELVELLDVEHIAEHLYTRGQPDPDLIIRTSGEQRLSGFLLWQTAHSEFYFTDVYWPDFRRIDFLRALRDYSARHRRFGS
- a CDS encoding DUF885 domain-containing protein, which codes for MASPVDVPLEYVRLGLRFDRLESGFVDAYTGDPRVRAEVVDEPAPTPQQLRDQARSLLRELDSAGLSDERTAYLRGQLTGLECTARKMSGEPVGFVDEVAAYFQVDVELGDPAVYAAAHAELEALLPGDGTLSERFALHRRREECPPDRLEVAVLALSSALRDRVRLDYGLPEVETVTYEVVTDQPWSGFNYYEGAFRSRVAINADLPHRLAQLPHLVAHESYPGHHTEHCRKELGLVEKDGRVEHTVFLVNTPECLMAEGLADLGIEATVAAGWGPWAAEILADLGLRFDGELAERVTAAAAPLNRVRQDAAILLHDRGADPDEVVAYLQRWSLVGTDRARQQLRFLTHPLWRAYISTYVEGYDLLARWLGDRTGEQSVADRFLRLLDEPLTPARVAAELRGA
- a CDS encoding PadR family transcriptional regulator, which translates into the protein MSTTRLLLLGAVRIFQPVHGYLLRRELLSWQVQDWAHVNPGSIYSGLRTLAKQALLDELPGDPVAYRLTPDGEVEYQRLLALALREPDWSDPTRLLGGLCFFTTLPRDEVREALRARALVLEATVSATSSAVRSIEANRTAPAATTELFRVAGHWVEGERAWVREICERIDAGHYRFAGEEPGPDHPVEGIWPPAVLTDLPTGKTA
- a CDS encoding ATP-binding cassette domain-containing protein — its product is MIHARGLVRTFRKKKQEVRAVDGVDLDVEAGEIVGFLGPNGAGKTTTLRMLTTLLVPSAGTATVAGCDLLTDPVGVRRRIGYVSQSGSTQPEALAGEEVVDHARLYGMSTADATAHGQRLFSELDLEGLWDRKPKAMSGGQRRRLDIAMGLVHEPGLVFLDEPTTGLDPQARANLWQHIRGLREERGTTVFLTTHYLDEADALCDRILVIDHGVIVAAGTPDQLKSGVGGDVLTVTVADPAATAEVARLVGGLPGAEPPQVQDDRVIGRVPNGGAALVRLVRELDTAGVEVAGIESRRPSLDDVFLQLTGRSLREEGAPSAAPAPEPEGALR